A genome region from Flavobacterium sp. CFS9 includes the following:
- a CDS encoding L,D-transpeptidase, which translates to MRKLRYTSGILLFIILALTASCKKNETVESKAKSKKKIEYKKPKSISYHFENTKEWLKTNASDSSKLRIAYALNRTDQKNFVKMDSVILPADFTGDLVYYLPFPLHVTALEEVSKVILFSYPSQVFAAYENGELLYTGPTNMGRKKDPTPTGLFFTNWKAEKTTSTFNDEWDLKWNFNIENKLGVGFHQYDLPGYPASHSCLRLQENDAKNLYKWADEWILKDRENIKVKGTPVIVFGSYPFDAAKPWLALVKNPKALDLSESQIETQIQPFLKEILENQKLREAEPAATP; encoded by the coding sequence ATGAGAAAGTTACGCTACACCTCAGGTATTTTATTATTCATTATTCTGGCTTTAACCGCATCTTGCAAAAAGAACGAAACAGTTGAATCTAAGGCTAAATCCAAAAAAAAGATCGAGTATAAAAAACCAAAATCGATCTCTTATCACTTTGAAAACACCAAAGAATGGCTTAAAACTAATGCATCCGACAGCAGTAAACTTCGCATTGCCTACGCTCTAAACCGAACCGATCAGAAAAATTTCGTAAAAATGGATTCGGTTATACTTCCTGCCGATTTCACTGGTGATTTGGTGTATTATCTTCCGTTTCCTCTGCATGTTACCGCTTTAGAAGAGGTTTCAAAAGTGATTCTTTTTTCCTATCCTTCTCAGGTATTTGCCGCTTATGAAAATGGAGAACTCCTCTACACAGGCCCTACTAATATGGGAAGGAAAAAAGATCCTACTCCAACCGGATTATTCTTTACCAATTGGAAAGCCGAAAAAACAACCAGTACTTTCAATGACGAATGGGACTTAAAATGGAATTTTAACATCGAAAACAAACTGGGGGTGGGATTTCACCAGTATGATTTACCAGGATATCCTGCATCACATTCTTGTTTGAGATTACAGGAAAACGACGCTAAAAATCTTTACAAATGGGCCGATGAATGGATCTTAAAAGACCGCGAAAACATAAAAGTAAAAGGAACTCCGGTGATCGTTTTTGGAAGCTACCCTTTTGATGCGGCAAAACCCTGGCTGGCATTAGTAAAAAATCCTAAAGCATTAGATCTCTCTGAATCCCAAATTGAAACACAAATACAGCCTTTTTTAAAAGAAATTCTGGAAAATCAAAAACTTAGAGAGGCTGAACCAGCCGCTACCCCATAA